The Arctopsyche grandis isolate Sample6627 chromosome 12, ASM5162203v2, whole genome shotgun sequence genome includes the window tagaTGACGGGTTAGAATGTTTTGAAAAAGACCATAAAATCGAACAAGAAAAAGATGTACGAgtgacaaagagaaaaaataatagaacacCCAAATCAAAATCCCGAGCTTCAAAAACTAgtcagaaaaaaaaagaaaacgaaatCAAAGTAGatataaaacaacaaattaGGTAGTTAATGTATACTAAAATgaactatataattataattcctAACTCACTTATGTATAATCGTATTCATTACAGCAAAGATGATAAATCCAACAAACGCGAGAAAACTAAAAAGCACATGTGTGCAACGTGCGGCAAAACCTTCCAGTTTCACGGAAACCTCAAAGCTCACGAACGGATACATTCCGGAGACAAACCGTTCAAATGTACGACTTGCAACCAAAGGTACAATCAACCTCAACCCTTTCAAAATATAGTCAAAAGTAATCATCCAATAATATCATACGTAGATTCGCCCAATCGGGACATCTTCTGGTACACGAGAGGACACATTCCGGAGTCAAACCTTACCAATGCGACATATGCGCCAAGTACTGACACAATTCTACCTGTAATCCTACTACAAATGACTGTTATCTTCAAATTTTGTATTTCGATTTGCTCCAGGTGTTTCACCGTTTCGCATTCGCTGAAGAAACACATCAAAACTCACACGGGCGAGAAGCCGTACACGTGCATAATTTGCAGCAAGTGTTTCTCAACTTCGTACCACCTGTCGAATCATTTCAAAACGCACTCGGACGAGCAAGTTTACGAGTGCGATTGGCCCGAGTGTCAAACTAGAGTCTACAGCAAGCGCGAGATGAACCTGCATAAGCTGAAACACGAGCCGGCATCGGAGAGCAGAAAGGAATTCACATACGGAGCCTTGAACTACGTCAAAACAACCGTTTGAAATAAAACACGTCGAAAATTGGATTAagtctttttttttactaaattaaattatttacaatttttttactcACCACATACTGACATACATTATCACACTGcttcgtatatataatatattaaaataataatataataaaattacttaatatagTAATTCTTATGTGAGATTTCAACTTgacgtataaatataaatatatatctatacctacatatatatttcaaacatacatacacttcaCAAACATAAATTAGTTGTAAAAAATTCATTTGGCATCAAAATGTATATCAAAGATTcgttatacacacacataaacgtAAAATATAGTCAGATCTATTAAAGAGATTACTGAAAAATTCCATATTCATTCAAGTTACATAATCTTAATTGTAAATTTCACTAAAAAATATAGGAATGACACTaatttacatacacaaataGCTGGAAAAAATAGTAGACAATAGGTAAAGGCGCTTATATACAATGCAAGTAGATGAGTAAGTCAAATTAAGTATCGTGCTCTCATCAAGGTCAAGATCAAAACCCTTCGATGATCAGAGTCATGTCATTGACTAACAAGTATCGACCCTTGTGGACATTCTATTATGACAGCCCAACTTAAAGGTCAATGAAGTCGACCAATTAAGCCCTCTACATGAGACCACCACTCCCTCAATGAATAGTctgagaccctttcgtcggagaacggaGACGGTTGTCC containing:
- the LOC143919887 gene encoding uncharacterized protein LOC143919887, translating into MAKTTCLTAVKLASFSTMDTGDDERCRVCLKESLPDSSMLFTGEKPIYHRLELAAGFQIKYSKKLPSKICVHCLNELDIAYEFRRKCEASELTLQQCIKIENIDDPPPVNNSNNITDESIDDDHTDYFDDGLECFEKDHKIEQEKDVRVTKRKNNRTPKSKSRASKTSQKKKENEIKVDIKQQISKDDKSNKREKTKKHMCATCGKTFQFHGNLKAHERIHSGDKPFKCTTCNQRFAQSGHLLVHERTHSGVKPYQCDICAKCFTVSHSLKKHIKTHTGEKPYTCIICSKCFSTSYHLSNHFKTHSDEQVYECDWPECQTRVYSKREMNLHKLKHEPASESRKEFTYGALNYVKTTV